The Fibrobacter sp. UWB16 genomic interval CATCGCTATCAAAACCCGTTAATGTTGAAGGTTTTGACAATTACGCCATGATGCGCCCCGCGCTTGAAGTCGGCGGAGACTTTTACGATAACCTCATGATTGACGACGACCATTTGGCACTCGTGATTGCAGACGTCTCGGGCAAGGGCGTCCCTGCAGCACTCTTTATGATGGTTTCCAAGATCGTGTTGAGGCACAACTTGCAACACGGCCTCTCGCCAGCCGAAGCGTTAAGCCGCGCAAACGATGAACTCGCCGAGCACAACGTTCACGACATGTTCGTCACATGCCTTTGCGGTGTGTTGAATATCAAGACCGGCCACCTAGTCTACGCCAACGCCGGCCACGAAAAGCCGTTCATTAAGCATGCTAACGGGGATTTCGAAGTCGCCACCCTCAAAAGCGGTTTTGTCCTCGCCGGCATGGAAGGCTACAAGTACCAGGAATTCGAAGTACAGCTTCAGCCAGGCGATACGATTTTCACCTACACCGATGGAGTTCCCGAAGCAACAAACGAAAAGGACGAAGAATTCGGCATGGAACGTTTGCAAAAAGTCCTGAACGAATCCAAGGACGATTCTATCCGCCTCCTGTGCCGTAAAGTCCGCATGGCGGTCAAGGAATTTAGCGGGAACGCCCCGCAATTCGACGACATCACGATGCTTGCGTTCAAGATGAAGTAAAAGGATAAGTTTTAGGCCCTCTTGACAGGCTAACATCTATTAGCTATTTTAGCTAACAGATATTAGCCGCTGTAAAATATCGCAAAAGTCGCGAACTCCAAAAACAAGAGGTGCCATGTCCACTAAAGAAAAAATTCTCGAAACCGCCCTAACGCTATTTGCTCAAAACGGATACGATGGCACGAGCGTGGAGCAAATCGCCCAGGATGTCGGCATCAAGGCGCCGTCGCTTTACAAGCATTTCAAGGGCAAAGAAGACATTCTGAATTCGCTAATCGACATCGCCGAAGCGCGTTACGAAGAATCGTTCGGCTCCGCGAAAAAAGTCGGCACAATCCCCGAAAACATCGACGGATTCATCCACGAAATGATGAAAAGAATCCGCTTTACAATGAGCGACCCGATTATCAAGAAGATGCGCATTTTCTTGGTGCAGGAACAGTTCCGCAGCGAGCGCCTTGCCGAAATCACGACAAGGCATCAGGTGGACGGGCTTCTGCAAATGTACAAGAAGATTCTCGAAACTCTGATGGATGCAGGCGTGATTGTGAAGAATGACCCGGAAATGCTTGCGACAGAGATTACTGCGCCCGTCGCACTCTGGATTTCTAAAGTCGATCGCCAGCCGAAATGCGAAAAAGAAGCGCTCAAATTCATCGAGAAGCACTTACAACATTTTTTCAAGACATACGCAAATGGAAACCGATAGATTTTTACTGCGCCCGTGGCGCGAATGTGATGCCGAAGCTTTGTTCAAATATGCAAGTGACCCAGATGTCGGACCGCGCGCCGGTTGGGAACCGCACAAGAGCGTAGAAGAAAGCTTGCAAATCATCCGCACAATTTTTGGCGGTGACCACATGTGGGCCATTGAGCTGAAAGAGACAGGAGAACCCATCGGTTGCATCGGCTACCTGCTCAAAGGCGAAAGCAACATCGACATTGGCGAAAACGAAGCTGAAGCCGGTTATTGGATTGCAAAGCCTTACTGGAACAAAGGTATTTGTACAGAAGCTTTAAAACTGATGATAAACTATTGCTTCAACGAAAAACACATTGATGTTCTCTGGAGCGACTTTTTCATCGACAACCCCGCCTCTGGACGCGTGATGGAAAAATGCGGGTTCCGCGAAACTGGCGAAATGCGCTACTGCGAAAATCTTTATGGCGGCAGCAAGCGCCCCGTGAAAGTGATGAAACTCTGTCGAAACGGATAAAGTCATCGGCGAACATATTTAAAGGTAAAAAATGGCAAAAGAAATCAATCCGAAAAGCTCAACGAGAGCAAAAGCGTTTGAGTTTTGGATGCAAGCTCCGAATCCGATGGTGACATTTTTCAAAACGCTGAACGTCACAAGACTCGTGAAGGTGAGCAAAAAGCGCGGTTTGAAATTCAATATGCTTATGGATTACTGCATCGGCAAGGCAGCGGCAAGCATTAAGGAGTTCTACATGCTCCCGGTAAACGGCAAGCTTATGCAATACGATTCGATTGCGGTGAATACAATCGTGAAGAACGACGAAGGCGAAGTCAACTCTTGCGACATTCCGTTTTCCGAAGACTTGGCGACATTCAACCGCGACTACCTCAAGTACACAAAAATCGTTGCGGAAAGTTGCCAGGATTGGGACTTGTCCGAGAACAGCATGGTCATTGGCACTTCGGCTATTATCGATACAGAAATCGACGGAGCAGTCGGCATGAATTCCGGCATTTTCAACAACCCCTTTATGATTTGGGGACGTTACAGGAAACGTCTTTTCCGCTATGAATTGCCGGTTTCGTTCCAGTTCCACCACACGCAAATGGACGGGGCTCACGCCGGGAAATTCCTCGCGAATTTGCAAAACGCCATTGATGAACTACGATAAAATTTAGTGACACTTTTAAAGACCTTAGGTGTTACAGATAAAAAGGAGATTCTTGCAGCTGCGAGAATGACAATAAAAATGACTTTAGTTTTGAACACATTGGAATCGGGCGATTGCTCGGAACAGATTAAAGCACTTTTTGCGGGCAAGAAAGAAGAAATAGAAATCATCAACACCGCAGATTTGAAAATTATGCATTGCATGGGCTGCAACAACTGCTGGCTGAAAACTCCGGGTGTTTGTGCCATCAAGGACGACTACGAAATCATTCTCAAAAAACTTGTCAATGCCGAGAACTTCTGGGTTGTGGCAGACACGAAATTTGGCTTTATCGACTACCGTGGCAAGCGAGTCTTGGACCGAGTCGTCCCGATGCTAAATATGTACATCGAATTCCGCGACGGATGGGAACGCCACCAGTTGCGATATCACCCGCTGAATTTCGGTTTCATTTACAAGGGCAACGGCAACCGAGAACTGCTCGAAGAGTGGTGCATGAGAGTCGCCAGAAATATGGCAGGGCATTCGCTCGGGGTAATTAGTTTAGACCAGAATGAGAAGGAAATGCCGCCCGAGACCGCCGCGACTCCGATCGAAAACGTCGCTTTGGAAACCGCCGCGACTCCCGAACACATCATTATCATCAACGGAAGCCCGCGCGTCAAAAAGAACAGCAACACGAATAAGATTATCCAAGCTTTTGCCGAAGGACTCGCAAAAGCGGGAATCACGCACAAGCTTTATTCACTCTCGAACCATGCCGAATGGGACGAAGCCCGCGAAGCGTTCATGACGAACGACAACATCATCATTGCTGTGCCACTCTTTGTAGAATGTCTGCCGAGTTTGTCGCTTGAATTCTTAAGTACACTCCCCACGGAACGCAAGCAACCAGCAAAACTCTCGTTCATTCTCCACGGCGGTTTTGACGAAGGACATCAGCTGCGCTTGGGCGAAAAGTTTTTGCAGTCGCTCCCAGCGCAACTCGGCTGCACATGCGGCGGCGTACTCGTGAAAGGCGGCAGCTTCTTGCTCCGCAACCGCGAAAACAGCTACATCAAAAAGATGACCGACAAAATGCTCGCCTCTTACACAGCCATGGGACGCTCATTTGCCCGCAACGGAAGCTTCTCAAGTTCAGAAGCAAAGAAATTTACAGGCTTCGAAAAAAATCCAAAAATAGGAATCCTGCTCTTCAACCTCATTTTCAAGCGCATCGTCAAAAAGAATTTTGAGCGAATGGCACAGGAATGGGGCTGCACGGAACAGCTAGACCGCAAGCCATATTAAAACAATGAAAAGAACTAAAGAGCTTTCAGAAATGGACGGCAGAAGCACGAAAGGA includes:
- a CDS encoding GNAT family N-acetyltransferase is translated as METDRFLLRPWRECDAEALFKYASDPDVGPRAGWEPHKSVEESLQIIRTIFGGDHMWAIELKETGEPIGCIGYLLKGESNIDIGENEAEAGYWIAKPYWNKGICTEALKLMINYCFNEKHIDVLWSDFFIDNPASGRVMEKCGFRETGEMRYCENLYGGSKRPVKVMKLCRNG
- a CDS encoding CatA-like O-acetyltransferase, family 2 produces the protein MAKEINPKSSTRAKAFEFWMQAPNPMVTFFKTLNVTRLVKVSKKRGLKFNMLMDYCIGKAAASIKEFYMLPVNGKLMQYDSIAVNTIVKNDEGEVNSCDIPFSEDLATFNRDYLKYTKIVAESCQDWDLSENSMVIGTSAIIDTEIDGAVGMNSGIFNNPFMIWGRYRKRLFRYELPVSFQFHHTQMDGAHAGKFLANLQNAIDELR
- a CDS encoding TetR/AcrR family transcriptional regulator; translation: MSTKEKILETALTLFAQNGYDGTSVEQIAQDVGIKAPSLYKHFKGKEDILNSLIDIAEARYEESFGSAKKVGTIPENIDGFIHEMMKRIRFTMSDPIIKKMRIFLVQEQFRSERLAEITTRHQVDGLLQMYKKILETLMDAGVIVKNDPEMLATEITAPVALWISKVDRQPKCEKEALKFIEKHLQHFFKTYANGNR